The Vicia villosa cultivar HV-30 ecotype Madison, WI unplaced genomic scaffold, Vvil1.0 ctg.001053F_1_1_3, whole genome shotgun sequence DNA window GCTATAGGTATTGATCCATTTAATtcactttttatttcatttattttccttttaattgcataaaattcaaataataaaaataaaaaggatgaAATCTTGTGGCTGGGTTTTAGGGATCGTATCTTGGGTCACAAACATGTTTGGAATAAAAGTTCTAGGCCCATTAACCTAAAAACACAAAACTATGCAATtaggtttttatgtttttcttaaaactcgaccaacttgtgcaagccataactcattcaattttgatcatatggagatgatctaggactttttggaaagcccaagatgtcttgtataatccactttggaacatatattttatttggagattttatcttgatgatatggttcctgacaaaaaatagctttttacgatcttctagaaggacctgtaatgtattggctcatatctcttaggcggaagcatttcttgaccttggtccaacatcaaagttgtagataatcaattttcttcaaaatgagctttggatgggaaatttctgatgttccatgtgaaagttatggctggtcaaagttcagttgacttttagtccaaaaaccttaatttagaaactttggattttgttgatttctgaactcttcttgatgaattatgatcattccttgataaaattatgaatgatacttcaaaatgaggatgttgacaaaaaatcaagaattttgactgtactttgaccatagttgacttttaggtcaaactaatcgactgttgactttatgagtaattgactgggcaatccttgAAACTGGAGTTTGTACTTttccatagagatagtttgaaacattatAGGCCATATGAAATCtattggagactttgattcatttattttcttcagagaaaccaaaaccctagttcatttaGTCCTTGTCTAGGGGAatgtgtctttgagtcttgagctttggtatgagcttgaaaggagaaatgagatgggcaaattttggggtatgacaaatataAACATTCTTCCAGTTTTTGAAGTGCCTCCGGTTGATCTAGAGATGAACATACTTTTCGCAAGATCAGTACATTCAACAACTTTGCCTTCAAAAGGAGGTTCCTTTTTGTTAGCAGAGATTGTTTTGGAAGAACTTGGAAAAGAGAACTGCTTGAACTCGAAAGATTAATAAGATTAACTACACCGATTTTCTTGTTACAAGCAGATGTTTCGGAAGCCATGACAAAAGAGAGAAAACGAGGGGTTTTAAGAGAAACTGAAAACTGGTGAAGGGatgaaaacaaaagaaacaaaaaggactCTTATAGGAGGGGAGAAAACATAACTAACAAGAGAAATGATCTTGTTACGTATCAGATAAGCCTTAAAAAACTCAAAGCAGTTAAGACATATTTTGAAACGAAAGAGAATAAACAGGATAATCATTTCCAAGACAATTATGAGAGAAATAAattcaaaaagacaaaaataaataGGAAAGTGGAAGGTTGTGCTTAACCTGATTCATTCTTAATTAAAGAGTGTCCCAACAATTCCATTCATAAACATATAGGGTaggaatataaataatttttaactatTCTAAAAAATATTTCTCACAGCTCGAGGTTATGTTCAAATGATTTTATATGATATAGGTGACATAAGTCAAATCATATCCTTGTAATTGAAAACCCGTGAATTGATGTTCTCAGAGTCAATAATATCAACATGTTTCTGACTAGAGATATTTTTGATCAAGACATCTTCTAACTTGTAGAAGTATCTTTTGATAGAAAAACAAGCTTCCGTAAGATCAATATCTTATTTTCGACAGAAGCAaatatcacatataatcaagATTCATTCTGGACAAAACTCCATTTTCTAGTATTTTAGAATGAACAAAAATCTATCTTCAGCTAAggattttgtaaagatatcagcccattgatggtttgtatttataaattttaaaataaggtTCCCTTTCTGAACACGGTCTCTAATGAAGTGatactttatttttatgtgtTTAGCTATTgagtgtaaaataggattcttacttAAGCAAATAGCAGCagtattatcacaaaatataGGAATGTTGCTTACGTATATCTGAAAGTCTTCTAGTTGACTTTTCATTTAGAGCATTTGAGTGCTGCATAGTGATGCTGATATATATTATGCTTCAGCAGTAGGTAATACAATTGTTTATTGTCTTTTGCTTTACCATGAGATGAGATTTTTACTCAGAAACTGACAGTTTCCAAAAGTGCTTTTATATTCAATTCTATCTCCTTCATAGTCTGCGTCATAAAAACCCATTAGCTTAAATTCTAATGTTTTCTTATACATCCAACCAATGTTAGTTGTTCCTTTCAAATACTTTaggattctcttaacagctgttaagtgagttTCCCTAGGATCTAATTGAAACTGAGCACATAGACAAACGGTGAATAACATATCTGgacaagaagaagtcaaatataGAAAAGAGTCTGTCATACCACAATAGATCTCTTGACAAACCTTTGTGCTTACTTCTTCCTTTTCAATTGATGAATGTATATAGCTTCTAAAGTTTGGTTGATTTTTATATCCATAAAGTACTTTAACTCCTGCATtaagctcatttcaaattcaggaTGCATTAGTTTAGAAAATTCTTGACAAATAGATGGATTAGTagaaccaaaaataatatcatcaacatgttagaacaagatttgttctgatcaatattcttagttttgatgataacaaggatatgaattttgtgtgagataatgtggtactctaatacattgcaatttccctttcaggaaatatataaagagtatgcacaaatcagcgctcagaagctttgactcagaaggttcagcgtgcaacatcagaacatggtctggcaagacatcagaagatggtcaaggcagaatcagaacatgggtctatggaagcatcagaagaacttgagttcagaagcagaagcactgaagttctcatggtatcacgctcagaagcacttcaaggtcagaagaaaagaagatgctttgcaccaagctgtttgactctgatgatattcaaacgttgtatgcacaaacatcagatcagaagcaagtacaggtggcaggctacgctgactgacaaaaggaacgttagaagctattaaaggcaacgtcagtagacacaacgtaaacaaggctcgaggtagttaacaaaagcgtgaaacattaaatgcaatgttgtacggaatacgcaaagcattaaatgctcccgacggtcatcttctcaagtgcctataagtatgaagttttgatgagaagcaaggttaccaattctgaacgaacttattctgaaaaacttgctgaaacgctgttcaactcaaagctcagaaacttcatcttcatcaaagctcactacattgctgttgtaatatattagtgagattaagcttaaactctaagagaaatatcactgttgtgattatagcttttcagaagcaattgtaatactcttatttgattacattaatttgtaagtaactagagtaatcaagtgttgatcaggatactctaggaagtcttagcttgtgtctaagcagttgtaattagagtgatcacgtggtggtcaggatactctaagaaagtcttagcatgtgtctaagcatttgttcctagagtgatcaggttgtgatcaggatactctagaagacttagtcgtgggctaagtggaaaaccattgtaatctgttacgattagtggattaaaaataactgtgcaatttatttttatcgtccaagtttttagactacacttattcaaaccccccctttctaagtgtttttctatccctcacaacatatatttgacatatcatAAGATTGTTTCTAGAGTTCTTATAGAAAAGAGTAGTATCTACTTTGCCTCTTGAGAAACCATTCTCCAGAAGAAAAGCACTAAGTTTATCAtcccaagctctaggagcttgctttagACCATACAataatttcttaagtttaaaaccGTGTTAAGGAAACTTTGTACTCTCAAAAcaaggaggttggtgaacatataaTTCTTTAGAAATATATCCGTTTAGAAACGCACTTTTAACATCTATTTGATATaagataatattattattaacaacAAATGAGATTagaagacgaatagattctaacttggAGACTGAAGCAAAAGTTTCATTGTAGTCAATACCCTCTTGTTAACTATAACCATGTGCAACCAATCATGCCTTGTTTCTGacaacttcacctttctcatttaGTTCTTTTCTAaatacccattttgttccaataacATGAGTTCCTTTGGGCTTTGGTActaggtcccaaacatcatttatGGAGAACTTATTTAGCTTTTCTTGCATAGCCAATATCCACTCAttatcttgaagtgcttcttcacAAGAAGTTGGTTCTATCAAAGACACCAATCTCAGAAGAGTTTCTTCAGATTGTTTGAAAGTGGGTCTTGTACTGACAGGTTTAGCTTTATCTCTCAGAGGAATATCTTTAGATACCATTTGTCTCTGCCTTTGCCTTTTCCGAACTAATGAAACTTCATAAGGTTTTGATATATCATCCTTATCAGAAACTATGTCTTCAgaatttttgatcttttctctATATCCTGCAAGTGTAATTTCTAGATCtacaaacttttcaaaaatacaagaaaaaaattatttattttaaagctgaaacaaagtGACTCATGACTTAATTGAATATGCACTTtatgactctttttttttttttgataaacacCTTATGTGTCATTtttaaaagagatattttgacattcattaatttaaattttcattattaacaaatgttatcaaTTAAGGGTGTCCAATTAAGGGAGTATTACTAGTTATTAAAgatcacataaataaatataagtaccaaaaaaaaaaaaaaaaaagatcacataaatacttaataaaaaaaatcacataaataaataaataaaaagatgataatcttttatttttatgctttaaaTTACTATCGTTttagtaaatattttttaaatggatgtcattctcatttttcaaaataaaaataattactatTTTTTCTACTTTACTCTTTAATTGTTATTCTTTAAACTACTTGAAACGTATTAATatgattaatttaataaatatgtaatattgtatgacaatattattatttttttaattagtgtGCAAAAATCATAAACCACTGTCAttgtaaaatatatgtattttttctttaaattcaaagtccatttatataaattatgttaattaaaaattgatataATAGAAATACAGTTTATACTGtcatataattttatatacaGTTAAATCATTAGACCGTTAATTTTTATAGATATTTGCCTTTTTCTTTAAATCACatataaaatattgatatataaaatatttattttttaaaatattgtgaTGACAgagtaaaatattttatactaacactacactacctttaaactcattAAAAATTcagataaaaaatattaaatttgattaCAATTGATTTTACCTTTACAAATTTGATCATTAGGAgaataaaaagtcaaaatttaTATCAGAATATTTAGTATAGATTGAAAAAAAGATACATCGATTTTTTCATTAATGCATTTAAATTGCAATCTCTACAATACTATACTAGTAGATTGTTAAAAAAATATACCAATataaaaaagatataaaaaaatatttccgaATCTTTAATGTATTCCAATCATTAATGCatttatattcaaaaaaaatgttttttaaattataaaaattcaaaACATCTTATATTTAGGCAAGGAAATAGTAATGTTGTTTAGtttatttacaaattaaaaataaagatattttttaagatattCTCAGCAACAGATTTTTTCTCACCGATCAAGTAATTTGTTATATATACATTAGTTCATTCAAGATCATCACTTTATACTTCTATCGTTTCTGAACTGAAAAAATTCCACAAGGTGCTTTGTTCAACAATTTTTAGTATTCTAAGTTTCTTTAAAGTTCATCCATGGATGAATATTATTGTAAGGCATATCTAGATATGTCTTCAACAGATGTACCATGCGACAATGATCCGTATCTACACATAGAATTCGATTACACGACTACTCGTGTTTCAAGCGATGAAATGAATTCATCTTTAAGCGATACTATACATTATAACTTTTCATATGTGTCCGAAGATAGAGTGATCCGAAAAGCTACCATTGTATCATAGCTTTCTCAAGTGGGTGTTCCTGAAGATGCTTTTGCGTTGGTGGTAGAAGAAATTTCGCAATGTGTTAGTGAGATGGGTAGTGGGATGTATAAGAACTTGAGGGATCTTTTTATTCAAGTTGATTTTTCTGTTACACGTAATTCTAAAGAgtgtgatgaagatgaagagagcAATTGTTTGGACGAGAATGAAGAGGAAATgcaagttgaagaagatgaagataatgCGTTGATTCCTCCTGTTACAAGGACTATTGAAGATAACCATAATAAAGATGAATGGAGTTATAGAtgggaggaagaggaagaaatgGAGATGGAAGTACAAGATGATGGGTTGACTCCAAATGTTACGTGGACTGTTGTTGAAGATGATCACGGTGAAAACGAGTATGGAGATGATTGGGACTCTTATTGGGAAGAGGAAATGAGAATAGAAGAAGATAATAGATCGGTTATTGAAGTtgaaattgatgatgattatAGCTTCGATATTGAAGTTGaaaatgatgaagatgaatggaactATGGTTGGGAAGAGGCAAtcagaattgaagaagaagatattAGGTTTGTTCTTGCGGCACCGTCATGTATTGAAGGATTGAAGATGGTAACAATTGAAGAGGCGGAAAAATGTACTATTTGCCACGAAGATTTTAATGTTGGTGTCTGTATGCCATGTTCGCATATGTTTCATACGAATTGTATTAAGAATTGGTTGAATGTAGGCAACTCTTGCCCTTTATGTAGATTTCAGCTACCTACTAGTAGCACAAATGAATAAAAACTGATTTTTCTGTGATGTTGAATGAATGTGTTTATTTTTACTCAATCAATAAgtgtttattaatatttaagaTTCTTAGTATAAATCACATACtaaaaaaactgaaaaaaattGTTATATGTTTTGTTCTGTGAATATTGTGTTGCAATAGTTTGCATGATTATACAGGTGGAGGAGGCAAGTCTAGCAAAAGCCAGAAGTCAACACAATTTTCAGAATCTAACTCATCTTGGATTGCAAGGAAATGCAAACCTGCAGAAGCTTTCTTGGCTGCTTTCCCATGCTTCAGCTTTTTTAGTTGATGTAGGACTTTTCTTATGTCGCGTATACATACCGAGTCGAAATCGCAACTGAAAGAGTTAGGTTAGCGCGAGTAGTGTCTGCTTCAATGGCACAGAGCTCCAATCCATTCATAAAATCTGCGATAATAAATGGTTACAGAAGCATACTTAGCTATGATATCGTACACGTCAAAAATGCATTCCAGGATGTTTGGTATATACAGTCTCGTAACACTGAAACAGATTAAACGATGCAAGTAAGATATACACCGGAGCAACTCTGAAAAGGAAATAGAACCCAAATGAAATAGGGACGCCAAATGACCCTTGTGCCGCTGTGTTTGATACAGCGACTAGAATTTCTAATCCTTTGGATGAAAcactaacatatatatatattacatgtaAACCAAACTTTTGGATCCTCTAACTTAGCCAACATTTTGTAGTTAGCACCTGTCTACCAGACAGTCTTTGAAATTGCAGGCCTCATAATATGATCAGCCACAACACAGCGGCCATCAAACCTACGGTGGATTATCATTGCAAACTACAAGTGTGTTTGCTTTATTGCTAGCACACTGTCGATTTTCCAAAGCATGTCAACACCAAAGCAACAAATGCTTGTTGACTCAACAAGCATTTGGCCTTTTCTGACGCTAATACAAATAAGCCACACATCAATCCATCACAACAGCAAAACCTATTTTAATATACCTGTTTCCTCGagcttttttttactttttataagaAGTTTAAGTTATTAACTTGAATACAGATTATAAACCTATTTTCACAACCTTCACCTGATGAGCAAGTTAGCCTTTTCAATCCAATGTTTGACATGGACATTTCAAGACCACTTAGGCTTATTAAATAGTGTATCGGACTGTCATTCATTAAGAAAACTAACTCATTTCTATCAACAAGCAAAACCTATAGAGTTTTCTGCAGAATCATACTCACCCGTTTACTCGGAAGAGCTCTTATACCAAGCTCCTTACACGCTTTCGTAGTAATCTTCTGCATTTGTGCCCTACAAAGCAACAAAAGTACACTTAACCAATATTCCTCCTCACTCTAACATGAACACCAAGCACAACAAT harbors:
- the LOC131632951 gene encoding E3 ubiquitin-protein ligase CIP8-like, which encodes MGSGMYKNLRDLFIQVDFSVTRNSKECDEDEESNCLDENEEEMQVEEDEDNALIPPVTRTIEDNHNKDEWSYRWEEEEEMEMEVQDDGLTPNVTWTVVEDDHGENEYGDDWDSYWEEEMRIEEDNRSVIEVEIDDDYSFDIEVENDEDEWNYGWEEAIRIEEEDIRFVLAAPSCIEGLKMVTIEEAEKCTICHEDFNVGVCMPCSHMFHTNCIKNWLNVGNSCPLCRFQLPTSSTNE